In Blastopirellula sp. J2-11, a single genomic region encodes these proteins:
- the ispG gene encoding (E)-4-hydroxy-3-methylbut-2-enyl-diphosphate synthase: protein MQIQRNSTRRVVIGSIAIGDGNPIAVQSMTATKTQDIDATVGQVRALEEAGADVVRIAVDNKKDAEALAEIRRQTSANLSVDLQENYRLAELVAPHVDKVRYNPGHLYHHERSKPWREKVNYLVGVAQDNDCAIRIGVNCGSVDPDKLALYDPADSIAPMLESALEHCEHLDSLGFTRYCVSLKDSDPKKVIEVNQRFAERRADIPLHLGVTEAGMPPDGIIKTRIAFEQLIGRGVGDTIRVSLTVPNPRKPEEIAAGRQILADIAAGRVRSVVDFGLNTLNIISCPSCSRVENEAFVDLAEQVRDMTQYAKEHDITIAVMGCRVNGPGETDDADLGLWCGPNFVNLKRSGEELGAFPYDQILGKLKLELDAMIATRVGAN, encoded by the coding sequence GTGCAAATTCAGCGAAACTCGACTCGCCGGGTCGTGATTGGTTCGATCGCGATCGGCGACGGTAATCCGATAGCCGTCCAAAGCATGACCGCTACGAAGACGCAGGATATCGACGCGACTGTCGGTCAGGTCCGAGCGCTCGAGGAAGCGGGCGCCGATGTGGTGCGAATTGCCGTCGACAACAAGAAGGACGCCGAGGCCCTGGCCGAAATCCGTCGGCAGACGTCGGCGAATCTCTCGGTCGATTTGCAAGAGAATTATCGCTTGGCCGAATTGGTCGCTCCGCACGTCGATAAAGTGCGCTATAACCCAGGGCACCTTTATCACCACGAACGGAGCAAGCCGTGGCGCGAGAAGGTGAATTATCTGGTCGGCGTCGCCCAAGACAACGACTGTGCGATCCGGATCGGCGTCAACTGCGGCAGCGTTGATCCAGACAAGCTGGCGCTGTACGACCCGGCCGATTCGATCGCGCCGATGCTGGAAAGCGCCCTGGAGCATTGTGAGCATCTCGACTCGCTCGGTTTCACGCGTTATTGCGTTTCGCTGAAAGACTCGGACCCGAAAAAGGTGATCGAAGTCAATCAGCGCTTCGCCGAGCGCCGCGCTGACATTCCGCTGCATCTCGGCGTGACCGAGGCCGGCATGCCGCCCGATGGGATCATCAAAACACGCATCGCTTTCGAGCAGCTGATTGGCCGCGGCGTCGGCGATACGATCCGCGTTTCGCTGACCGTCCCCAATCCTCGCAAGCCGGAAGAGATCGCCGCCGGACGACAGATCTTGGCCGACATCGCCGCTGGTCGCGTGCGCAGTGTGGTCGACTTCGGCTTGAACACGCTCAACATCATCAGTTGTCCCAGTTGTTCACGAGTCGAGAACGAAGCGTTCGTCGATTTGGCCGAACAAGTTCGCGACATGACGCAGTACGCCAAAGAGCATGACATTACGATCGCCGTGATGGGGTGTCGCGTCAACGGACCAGGCGAAACAGACGACGCTGATCTGGGGCTCTGGTGCGGGCCGAACTTCGTCAATCTGAAACGATCTGGCGAAGAGCTGGGAGCATTTCCCTACGATCAGATTCTCGGCAAGCTTAAGCTAGAACTCGATGCGATGATTGCAACGCGCGTTGGGGCCAACTAG
- a CDS encoding Rieske (2Fe-2S) protein, with the protein MPNWVRVAEIREVPADGGLERVVAGRIIGLFCVDDHYFAIDGICAHQGGPVGKGGICGAIVTCPWHGWQYDVTSGKHELSEIRQQTFPVERRGDELFVDMEERGS; encoded by the coding sequence ATGCCAAATTGGGTTCGTGTCGCCGAGATTCGCGAAGTCCCCGCCGACGGCGGTCTGGAGCGGGTCGTCGCTGGTCGCATCATCGGACTCTTCTGCGTCGATGACCACTATTTCGCGATCGACGGCATTTGCGCCCATCAAGGGGGACCTGTCGGCAAAGGGGGAATCTGCGGCGCGATCGTCACTTGCCCCTGGCATGGTTGGCAATATGACGTGACGTCAGGCAAACACGAACTGAGTGAAATTCGGCAGCAAACCTTTCCGGTAGAGCGACGCGGCGACGAACTTTTCGTCGACATGGAAGAGCGCGGTTCCTAG
- a CDS encoding cytochrome B6 has product MFKRFPLIVETMLLLFGAAHLLFAQAPATPRSPQPTKAEPPKTYMPIIDQDFDAVFAADREKREMFNERQQKLLSARYDLSDTPSDVMMSGKRKKVQQGVRVKLPENLMWQELAQMTPDEVKKANALPAGFRPLPHSKHSTGGMVFPKNQIETIAKAEHRDLQRFDTDFDLPDHLMPEYPPPMFLTSRTDLGDVSNGEVMTIKNYFRLLDGKVTPVQMEGMRLLLTPFPQQQFNQTNDRKTKEAELGVTCLDCHVNGHTNATFHLNPDTRPQENRFRIETVSLRGMYNQQIHGSKRSLRSVEDFTEFEQRTAYFDGDHVTAAKKGVHLPNRSDQVSMMAQMQNMFDFPPAPKLGLDGKLIADKATESEMRGQELFFGKAKCGDCHPAPFYLDNQMHDLHLERFYEPETINGQKNVAAGPIKTFTLRGIKDSPPYLHDGRLLTLDDTVEFFNLVQESKLTQEEKADLIAFLLCL; this is encoded by the coding sequence ATGTTCAAGCGATTCCCGCTCATCGTCGAAACCATGCTGCTCTTATTCGGCGCCGCTCATTTGTTATTCGCCCAAGCTCCGGCGACTCCACGTTCGCCGCAACCGACGAAAGCCGAGCCTCCCAAGACCTACATGCCGATCATCGACCAAGACTTTGACGCCGTCTTTGCCGCCGACAGGGAAAAGCGGGAGATGTTCAACGAGCGGCAACAGAAGTTGCTGAGTGCTCGCTACGATCTGAGCGATACTCCTTCTGACGTGATGATGTCGGGGAAGCGGAAGAAAGTGCAGCAGGGAGTTCGCGTTAAGTTGCCTGAAAATCTGATGTGGCAAGAGCTGGCGCAAATGACGCCGGACGAAGTAAAGAAGGCGAACGCGTTGCCGGCCGGCTTTCGTCCCCTGCCCCATTCCAAGCATTCGACTGGCGGAATGGTGTTTCCCAAGAACCAAATTGAGACGATCGCCAAAGCGGAGCATCGCGATTTGCAGCGGTTTGATACCGACTTTGATCTGCCTGATCACCTGATGCCGGAGTATCCCCCGCCGATGTTTCTGACGTCGCGGACCGATCTGGGGGATGTCAGCAACGGCGAAGTCATGACGATCAAAAATTACTTTCGCCTGCTTGATGGAAAAGTAACGCCGGTGCAGATGGAAGGAATGCGCTTGCTGCTGACTCCCTTCCCACAGCAACAGTTCAATCAAACCAATGATCGAAAGACGAAAGAGGCGGAACTAGGCGTTACCTGTCTCGACTGTCACGTCAACGGGCACACCAATGCGACGTTCCACTTGAATCCCGATACGCGGCCGCAAGAGAATCGATTTCGGATCGAGACGGTCAGCTTGCGCGGCATGTACAACCAGCAGATCCATGGATCGAAACGCTCGCTCCGCTCGGTCGAAGATTTTACGGAGTTTGAACAACGGACCGCCTATTTTGACGGCGACCATGTGACGGCGGCCAAAAAAGGAGTCCATTTGCCGAACCGATCCGACCAGGTTTCGATGATGGCCCAGATGCAAAACATGTTCGACTTTCCGCCGGCGCCCAAGTTGGGTCTCGACGGCAAGTTGATCGCCGACAAAGCGACCGAGTCCGAAATGCGCGGCCAAGAGCTATTTTTTGGCAAAGCGAAATGCGGCGATTGCCACCCGGCGCCGTTTTATCTCGATAACCAGATGCACGATCTTCACTTAGAACGGTTTTATGAGCCGGAAACGATCAACGGGCAAAAGAACGTCGCCGCCGGCCCGATCAAAACCTTCACACTGCGGGGAATCAAAGATTCGCCCCCCTATTTGCACGATGGGCGTTTGCTGACGCTGGACGATACGGTCGAGTTCTTCAACTTGGTCCAAGAGTCGAAGCTGACGCAGGAAGAAAAAGCGGACCTGATTGCTTTCCTGCTTTGCCTATAA
- a CDS encoding lysophospholipid acyltransferase family protein: MNLRLVADYLVYVAVRLTICVVQAIPMDRCAQGAQFLAWLISDVFKVRGELLDSNLRHAFPEMTAAERKKLARRNWRHLLLMVCEIAHAPRKIHDTNWRDYVDLQNVSNQIGYMLSERPVVILLGHFGNFELMGYCAGLMGFPTYTVARPLDNKFLHDFVQRFRGATGQFILPKQGSAPAIEKLMNDGGTLGLLCDQNAGPKGCWVDFMGRPASCHKAISLFSMASGAPLVVTHFRRTDRPMQFEMGIDTVDAIYDPLKAETPLGVKELASWYNEQLEKMIRRNPEQYWWIHNRWRDDRPPKKAKKTAAPDAVESDAPRRAA, translated from the coding sequence GTGAACTTACGACTTGTAGCGGATTACCTGGTCTATGTGGCGGTTCGTTTGACGATTTGCGTCGTCCAAGCGATCCCGATGGACCGTTGCGCCCAAGGGGCCCAGTTTCTGGCCTGGCTCATCAGCGATGTGTTCAAAGTTCGCGGCGAGCTGCTTGATTCCAATCTGCGGCATGCCTTTCCTGAGATGACCGCCGCCGAGCGGAAAAAGCTGGCTCGACGAAATTGGCGGCATCTGCTGTTGATGGTTTGCGAAATCGCCCACGCGCCGCGCAAGATCCATGACACGAATTGGCGCGACTATGTCGATTTGCAGAATGTCTCGAATCAGATTGGTTACATGCTCAGCGAGCGGCCAGTGGTGATTTTGCTGGGGCATTTTGGCAATTTCGAGCTGATGGGTTACTGTGCCGGGTTGATGGGATTTCCGACCTATACGGTGGCCCGGCCGCTCGACAATAAATTTTTGCACGACTTTGTCCAGCGCTTTCGGGGCGCTACCGGGCAGTTTATTCTGCCGAAACAAGGGAGCGCACCGGCGATTGAAAAGCTGATGAACGATGGCGGCACGCTCGGCTTGTTGTGCGACCAGAACGCCGGGCCGAAAGGTTGCTGGGTCGATTTCATGGGGCGACCTGCATCATGTCATAAGGCGATATCGTTGTTCTCGATGGCGAGCGGCGCGCCGCTGGTGGTGACCCACTTTCGTCGCACCGACCGGCCGATGCAATTTGAAATGGGGATCGATACGGTTGACGCGATCTATGACCCGCTAAAAGCGGAAACGCCGTTGGGCGTGAAAGAGCTCGCCAGCTGGTACAATGAACAGCTCGAAAAAATGATCCGCCGCAATCCCGAACAATACTGGTGGATCCACAATCGCTGGCGCGATGATCGCCCTCCGAAGAAGGCGAAAAAGACCGCGGCGCCGGATGCCGTTGAATCAGACGCGCCGCGCCGCGCCGCTTAG
- a CDS encoding DUF1570 domain-containing protein, with the protein MSCGWVLRLCLLTAIGGISGCALWGRSAAPLILPDVSSSNLVIVADFELPAEAVMRADVETLRSDLSATLQMPMKDVPIQVHLYRDVAAYRSVVAQRFPQLAGRRAVFVTDASGAHIYAHWTEHVVTDLRHELTHAYLHANVGRLPLWLDEGLAEYFEVPPQAGRMNVEHLPVLNGALQNGGWRPNLDRLAALERPEAMTQLDYAEAWLWTHYLMSGPQRGLITAQLAAESREELIDPIPLQIRHANSNAELAATEYLTTILRR; encoded by the coding sequence TTGTCGTGCGGTTGGGTTTTACGGCTCTGCTTGTTGACCGCCATCGGCGGCATATCAGGCTGCGCCCTCTGGGGTCGATCCGCCGCGCCGCTGATTTTGCCCGATGTCTCTTCTAGCAATCTGGTGATCGTGGCCGACTTTGAGCTGCCTGCGGAAGCGGTGATGCGAGCCGATGTCGAGACGCTCCGATCCGACTTGTCTGCTACGCTGCAAATGCCGATGAAAGACGTGCCGATCCAGGTTCACTTGTATCGCGACGTCGCCGCCTATCGAAGCGTCGTTGCGCAGAGATTTCCTCAGTTGGCCGGGCGTCGTGCGGTGTTTGTCACCGACGCCAGCGGCGCGCATATCTACGCGCATTGGACCGAGCATGTGGTCACCGACCTGCGTCACGAACTGACGCACGCTTACTTGCACGCAAACGTCGGGCGATTACCGCTCTGGCTGGATGAAGGACTCGCCGAGTATTTTGAGGTTCCGCCGCAAGCGGGGCGGATGAACGTCGAACATCTGCCAGTCTTGAACGGAGCGTTGCAAAATGGCGGCTGGCGTCCGAATCTTGATCGTCTCGCGGCGCTCGAACGTCCAGAAGCGATGACGCAGCTCGATTACGCCGAAGCTTGGCTCTGGACGCATTATCTGATGTCGGGCCCGCAGCGAGGATTGATCACCGCTCAACTAGCGGCCGAAAGCCGTGAAGAACTGATCGATCCGATTCCGCTGCAGATTCGCCACGCGAATTCGAATGCGGAACTCGCGGCGACGGAGTACCTGACGACGATCTTGCGGCGCTAG
- a CDS encoding Gfo/Idh/MocA family protein — MSLGFAIVGCGMIADFHARAIADLRGAKLVACFSRNGQRAAEFAASHDCAAYSDLDEMLADENVDIVSICTPSGAHMEPGVAAARAGKHVIIEKPLEITLKRCDKLIHVCEKAGVKLSTIFPSRFHGPSVELKKAINAGRFGKLTMGDAYVKWFRTQDYYDSGAWRGTWALDGGGALMNQAIHSVDLLCWLMGDVAEISAYTSLLAHERIEVEDVAVATLKFASGALGVIQASTASYPGFLKRIEISGSQGSAIMEEEDLKKWEFAKMTKRDQAIQEKLAGKTHTGGGAADPKAIGHHGHTAQFKDFVDAIKKDREPLINGPEGRRAVEVILAIYKAAETGKSVPLPLKSDPVLKARTAK; from the coding sequence ATGTCGCTCGGCTTTGCCATTGTTGGTTGTGGAATGATCGCCGATTTCCACGCCCGTGCTATTGCGGACCTGCGCGGCGCCAAGTTGGTCGCCTGCTTTTCTCGTAATGGGCAGCGGGCCGCCGAGTTCGCCGCCAGTCATGACTGCGCTGCTTACAGCGATCTGGACGAAATGCTGGCTGACGAGAACGTCGATATCGTGTCGATCTGCACGCCGAGCGGCGCTCATATGGAGCCCGGCGTCGCGGCGGCTCGCGCGGGAAAGCATGTCATCATTGAAAAACCGCTTGAAATCACGCTAAAGCGCTGCGACAAGCTGATCCACGTGTGCGAGAAGGCGGGCGTCAAACTGTCGACGATCTTTCCATCCCGCTTTCATGGCCCTTCGGTCGAGCTGAAAAAAGCGATCAACGCCGGGCGTTTCGGCAAGCTGACGATGGGAGACGCCTATGTGAAATGGTTTCGCACGCAAGACTATTACGATAGCGGCGCGTGGCGCGGCACGTGGGCGTTGGATGGGGGCGGCGCTTTGATGAATCAAGCGATCCATAGCGTTGACCTGCTTTGTTGGCTGATGGGAGACGTCGCCGAGATTTCGGCCTATACGTCGCTGCTGGCCCACGAGCGGATCGAAGTTGAGGATGTCGCCGTCGCGACGCTGAAATTTGCCAGCGGCGCACTCGGCGTGATTCAGGCATCGACCGCATCGTATCCCGGTTTTCTAAAGCGGATCGAGATCAGCGGTTCGCAGGGCTCGGCCATCATGGAAGAGGAAGACCTGAAAAAGTGGGAATTCGCCAAGATGACGAAGCGCGATCAGGCGATCCAAGAAAAGCTGGCCGGCAAAACCCACACCGGCGGAGGGGCCGCCGATCCGAAAGCGATCGGGCACCATGGTCACACCGCCCAGTTCAAAGACTTTGTTGACGCAATCAAAAAAGACCGCGAGCCGCTGATTAACGGGCCTGAAGGTCGCCGAGCCGTCGAAGTGATTCTGGCGATCTACAAAGCGGCCGAAACCGGCAAATCGGTCCCGTTGCCGCTGAAATCGGATCCAGTTTTGAAGGCGCGCACCGCCAAATAG